ACATATCACATGTTTGTATCAAAAGCCATTGGCAAGTGATAGTTAGTTCAAGACGCTAATCCAACACCCCTGTTCGCATGATCTCGTCTATGCTCGCTTCGCCACGACACGAGCCAAAGTTAGTCAGCatccaaacaaacaagcgGTAAGGCCCTCCAGCCTTTTATCTCTGCAAATTTCATCAGCCCCTTTTGTCTTTATCGTGGGAAATCATTGTAACATTGAAACTCGAAACCAAACCAGACCAGCATCATGACTGACACCTATGACGTACGTAATCTGTTCCCAAACTCTATATATTATGTCTATATGCTGACGTGATTTTGATTACAGCTTCGTTGGAAAGGTACTTATCTGTTTCGCCGTGTCTCAATTCGTCCGTACTAAGTATCAAACACagttcttctcctcggcgACTCTACAGTAGGCAAGACAAACATCGTCAACCAATTCACACAAGCCCAATTCGATGCAGAGTCCAAGCCAACCCTGGGTGTCAAGCCCACCAATAAAATCGTCCAAGTGGGCTCCGACGCTGTCAAGGTTAACATCTGGGATACCGCTGGCCTAGAACGATACCGTGCCTCTGTGAACTACTACCATGATGCCGTCGCCGTGCTGATCGTCTACGACGTTACCAACCGCAAGAGCTTTGACAATGCTGCTCGTTGGCTCCAAGAGATTCGCACGCACGGTGAGCCTGGCATTACCGTTATGCTTGTAGGCAACAAGAGTGATTTGGGCAATCTGAGAGTTGTAGAGACTCAGAGGGCTGTTAGGACTGAGGAAGCTTCTCTGTTTGCTCGTACGTTGAAATATTCCCGATTTGTTATGTGATTGAAACTTATATGCCGCAGG
This is a stretch of genomic DNA from Fusarium graminearum PH-1 chromosome 4, whole genome shotgun sequence. It encodes these proteins:
- a CDS encoding GTP-binding protein ypt3, yielding MTDTYDLRWKVLLLGDSTVGKTNIVNQFTQAQFDAESKPTLGVKPTNKIVQVGSDAVKVNIWDTAGLERYRASVNYYHDAVAVLIVYDVTNRKSFDNAARWLQEIRTHGEPGITVMLVGNKSDLGNLRVVETQRAVRTEEASLFARENKIPFAEISAKYASQVETTFQTLFNNISKKISAGSS